In Thermococcus sp., the genomic window TACGCGTATGCATGGAATTCCATCATCTATCTCCTCTTCGCGTTTTTGAGCCTTATCCTGGCCTACGGAGTAAGGAGGGAGAACCGCACCGCCATCAAGGTGGCGCTCATCTATGTGGGAATAAACTTCTTTCTGGCCCTGCTCTTTCTCATTGCGGGAAACCTCTTTTCAGCGGTGGACGCCACTATAAGCTTCTTTGTAATCCACGACATCTTGGGCTACATACAGGCAGTTTATCAGGAGGAGGAAAACGGAGGCACCGAAGAGGAAAACGGAGAATTGGAAATCGAGGCCTCCAATGGAGCTTAATAACAGATATCAAACCATACTCACCGCCATATCACAATACGAAACTATTTAAAGAGAGGATTACACCTCTTTTCGGAGATGCAACCCGTGCGGACGAGATCTAAGGTCCTCTATATCCTCCTCATTTCCGGTTTTTTCGCGATCCTCGGCTCAACGATGAGCAAGTCCCCCACCCTCCCCCTCTACGCCCGGGATCTGGGATTGGGAAGGGAGGAGATCGGGCTGGTTGCCGCGGCCTCGACGGTTACCGGGATAATCGTCAACTTCGCTTCGGGAGTCCTAAGCGATGTGTACGGGAGAAGAAAACTGCTCAAGATGAGCGGCTTCGTCTTTCTCACCGCACCCCCCCTCTATTTCCTGGCAGGGAACGCCCTCACGCTGGCCTTTGTCAGGGTTTACTACGGCATAGCAACCGCCGTGTTCGTTCCGGTTTCATTCGCACTGATAAGCGATACGTACCCCGAGAAGAAGGGCACGTTCATGGGGTTCCTAAGCTCCGCGACGCTCGCTGGTCGTGCCCTGGCTCCCCTCATTGCCGGGAGCATCATATACTTTCTGGGGTTCTCCGTGGTATTCGTCCTCTGCTCGGTGGCGGGTTTGATCGTTTTTGCTCTAACCTTCAGACTTCCTGTCCCCGATGGAAAGCCGGAACGCTTCGAGTTTACGTTCAACGATAACCTGCTGCTGATAGGCCTTTTGGACGCGGCGGTTTACATGGCGTACCAGGGGATAGAGACGTTTTTGCCCCTCCTCTACTATCTCCAAGGGAAAGCCTGGCTCTCCGGATTGATACTGAGCCTCGAAGTGGGTGTCATGGCCATTGTGAAGCCCTACGCTGGATATCTCAGCGACAGAGTGGGCAGGACGAGGCCTATAATCGGGGGGATGGTACTGGTCGGGGCGGCCATGCTGACGTTCTCGCTCGCTTCGTCCCTGCCGCTCGTCATCGTGGGTGCACTGTCGTTCTCGGTAGGGGCCTCCCTAAGCGAAGCCTCGACAAAGCCCCTTGCCACAGAGGTCTCAAAGCTCCACGGGGCGGCCCTGGGGTTCCTTGAGAGCATAAAAGACATCGGACAGGCACTGGGGCCGGTGATAATTGGAATTCTTGGGTTCAGCCGGGGATTTACATTTATCGGGCTCTTCGGGATCGTGGCGCTTCTGGTTTTCGTGGTTAGGTTTGGATTAAGGGGACCGCAGATAAGTAAAAATAGATGAAAACAGGTAAAGGCATAAAATAAGAGAGTCACTTCAGGATGATCCTGGCGTCAACGACGACCGCTCCTTCACCCTCGTTGTAGACGAAGACCGGGTTGAGGTCCATCTCCTTGATGTAGTCATCGAGGTCGTCCACGAGCTCGCTGACCTTGAGGAGGAGGTTGACTATGGCGTCTATGTCCGCAGGCTCCTCACCGCGCGCTCCGGCCAGAATCGGGTAGCTCTTTATCTCCTGGATCATCTTTCTCGCATCGCGCTCAGTTATCGGGATTATGCGGAAGGTGACGTCCTTGAGAACCTCGACGAAGATTCCTCCGAGACCGAACATGAGTGCGTGTCCAAACTGGGGGTCTTCGGTGACGCCTATGATGATCTCCCTGCCGACCCTGAGCATCGGAGCTATGAGAACGCCCAGGATTTCAGCGTCCGGGCGGTATTTGCGCGCGTTCTCGTGGATGAGCTCCCACTTCTCCTTCAGCTCCTCGGGGGTCTTTATGTTGAGAAGAACGACCTTGGCGTCGCTCTTGTGGAGGATCTGCGGCGACATCAGTTTCATGGCGACGGGATAGCCGATCTCCTCGGCGTACTTCAATGCCTCGTCGAGGGTCTTCGCAAGCTTTTCATTGGGGACCGGAAGGCCATAGGCCTTCAATACCTGCTTAGCCTCGTATTCCACGAGGGAATTCCTACCGGATGCCTTAACGGCTTCAATAACTTTCAAGGCTTCCTCCTTCATCTTTCACACCCCACGGTATCAGCCCTTAATCCTTTCAAGATATTTGGAGTACTGAACAAGGCCCGCCAGGGCCCTAACACCCCGTTCAGGGGTTGGATAAACGGGTACCCCCTTATCCTCAAGTATCTTGGCGTAGTACTCCGTCTTTTTACCGCCCATGGCCACCGCCACGATCGGTTTCTCACTCTTCTCTGCGTATTCGGCGAGTATGTCTATTACCTCCATCTCATCGAGGAGAGGGACCTGGAAGAGGACGATGACGACTATCGCGTCGACGTTGGGGTCCCTCACGAAGGCCTCTATGGCGTATTTGTATCTCCGGGCGTCGGTGTCGCCGACGACGTCGGTCGGGTTGCCAGCTACGGCGTGCGGTGGGAAGTTCTCCTTCAGGTACTTGAGGGTCTCCTCGCTCAGCTCGGCCATCTTGAGGCCGAACTTGGCAACGGCGTCGCTGGCCATGACGCCCGCTCCACCGCCGTCGGTGATGATGCCTATCCCCTCGCCCTTCGGGAGCTTGTCCTTGAGTGCGGCAAAGGCCTTTGCGAGGTCGAACATGTGCTCGAAGTCCTCGGCGCGGATTATTCCGGTCTGCTTGAAGACGGCATCGTAAATAGTGTCGGCACCGGCGAGTGAACCGGTGTGGCTTGAGGCCGCCTTGGCACCGTACTCGGTCCTTCCGCTCTTCAAGGCGATAACCGGCTTGACCTGGGTTATCCTCCTAGCGGCCTCAATAAACTTCCTGCCATCCTTCACTCCCTCGATGTAGAAGGTGACGACGTTTATCTCATCATCGTGGATGAAGTAGTCCATGAGGTCGGCATCGTCGACGTCGAGCTTGTTGCCATAGCTCACCATCTTTCCAATGCCAATACCTGCGCCTGCAGCCCAGTCAAGCATTGCCGCCGCGAACGCGCCGCTCTGAGTAACGAACGCTATCGGCCCGCTCTCCGGCCTGTCCATCTTGTTCTCGGGCAAAAAGACGGTATCAACACCGGTATCTGGTACATAAATACCAACACAGTTCGGTCCGATTACCCTTATACCGTTGTCCCGAGCGATTTCCAGTATTTCCCTCTCCATCCTCTTACCCTCTTCCCCGAGTTCACCGAAACCACCTGTGATGATGATGACGCTTTTTATGCCCTTTTTCGCGATGTCCCTCATAGTTGAGGGCACGAACTTGGCAGGTATCGAGATAACGGCCAGATCAGTGTTCTCTGGGAGTTCTGTAACACTCTTGTAGACCTTATAACCCCCTATCTCATCGAGTTTTGGATTAACGGGGTATATACTGCCCTTAAAAACCCCGCGCTCTTTGTTCATCTTGAAGTTCTCAAAAATGACGTTTCCAACTTTACCCTTTTTGTCAGTGGCGCCGATGATAGCCACAGCATTCGGCTCGAAAAACGGTCTCAGTTCTTTGACTATCTTCTCCATGTCCATCCCTCCAAACAAAAAATATGTGCCATTTTTCCTTCGAGTTCGATGTATAAAAGCCTTATGTCACCCAAAAAAGGCCTCCGATGAATTAAAAAGTCCATTTATGCACCTTTTTCAGAAAATAAAGGCTTTCTTTACCTTCCTTGATTCCCCTCACCTCAAGGGTTGCCGGGACATTAGGGAGCCGTGGAAGGACCTCATCCCACGGAACGGTACCTTCCCCCAGGGCCAAGTGTTCATCAGTTATTCCATGATTGTCATGAAGGTGCAGATGAACCACTCTGTTCCCCAGAAGCTCCAAAAAGCGCTTAAACTCCCCCGTGCTCGTGTTCAGATGGCCAACGTCAAAGGTGACCCCAAGCCCCGTGCCTTCAAGGAGCTCACTCAGCCGTTCCG contains:
- a CDS encoding MFS transporter is translated as MQPVRTRSKVLYILLISGFFAILGSTMSKSPTLPLYARDLGLGREEIGLVAAASTVTGIIVNFASGVLSDVYGRRKLLKMSGFVFLTAPPLYFLAGNALTLAFVRVYYGIATAVFVPVSFALISDTYPEKKGTFMGFLSSATLAGRALAPLIAGSIIYFLGFSVVFVLCSVAGLIVFALTFRLPVPDGKPERFEFTFNDNLLLIGLLDAAVYMAYQGIETFLPLLYYLQGKAWLSGLILSLEVGVMAIVKPYAGYLSDRVGRTRPIIGGMVLVGAAMLTFSLASSLPLVIVGALSFSVGASLSEASTKPLATEVSKLHGAALGFLESIKDIGQALGPVIIGILGFSRGFTFIGLFGIVALLVFVVRFGLRGPQISKNR
- a CDS encoding acetate--CoA ligase family protein → MKEEALKVIEAVKASGRNSLVEYEAKQVLKAYGLPVPNEKLAKTLDEALKYAEEIGYPVAMKLMSPQILHKSDAKVVLLNIKTPEELKEKWELIHENARKYRPDAEILGVLIAPMLRVGREIIIGVTEDPQFGHALMFGLGGIFVEVLKDVTFRIIPITERDARKMIQEIKSYPILAGARGEEPADIDAIVNLLLKVSELVDDLDDYIKEMDLNPVFVYNEGEGAVVVDARIILK
- a CDS encoding CoA-binding protein is translated as MDMEKIVKELRPFFEPNAVAIIGATDKKGKVGNVIFENFKMNKERGVFKGSIYPVNPKLDEIGGYKVYKSVTELPENTDLAVISIPAKFVPSTMRDIAKKGIKSVIIITGGFGELGEEGKRMEREILEIARDNGIRVIGPNCVGIYVPDTGVDTVFLPENKMDRPESGPIAFVTQSGAFAAAMLDWAAGAGIGIGKMVSYGNKLDVDDADLMDYFIHDDEINVVTFYIEGVKDGRKFIEAARRITQVKPVIALKSGRTEYGAKAASSHTGSLAGADTIYDAVFKQTGIIRAEDFEHMFDLAKAFAALKDKLPKGEGIGIITDGGGAGVMASDAVAKFGLKMAELSEETLKYLKENFPPHAVAGNPTDVVGDTDARRYKYAIEAFVRDPNVDAIVVIVLFQVPLLDEMEVIDILAEYAEKSEKPIVAVAMGGKKTEYYAKILEDKGVPVYPTPERGVRALAGLVQYSKYLERIKG